A single Planctomycetota bacterium DNA region contains:
- a CDS encoding YaiI/YqxD family protein, which produces MPPTIWIDADGCPNEVKQVVFRASDRLRLAVQLVANVPLATPRWPLVTLALVSHDFNAADDHIAAHAAAGDVVITADIPLAARVVEKGAVAINPRGETYDTANVGRHLATRDLMQDLRAAGAIQGGPAPIRPADKARFAAALDRALTRALKAAPPPSP; this is translated from the coding sequence ATGCCCCCCACGATCTGGATTGACGCCGACGGCTGCCCCAACGAGGTGAAGCAGGTGGTGTTCCGCGCCTCGGACCGTCTGCGCCTGGCGGTCCAGCTCGTCGCCAACGTGCCGCTGGCCACGCCGCGGTGGCCGCTCGTGACGCTGGCGCTCGTCTCCCATGACTTCAACGCGGCCGACGACCACATCGCCGCGCACGCGGCGGCGGGCGACGTGGTGATCACGGCCGACATTCCGCTGGCCGCGCGCGTGGTCGAGAAGGGCGCCGTGGCCATCAACCCCCGCGGCGAAACCTACGACACGGCCAACGTGGGCCGACACCTGGCCACCCGCGACCTGATGCAGGACCTGCGCGCGGCCGGCGCCATCCAGGGCGGCCCCGCGCCCATCCGGCCCGCCGACAAAGCCCGGTTCGCCGCCGCGCTCGACCGCGCGCTCACCCGGGCCCTCAAGGCGGCGCCGCCCCCTTCCCCCTGA